In Paralichthys olivaceus isolate ysfri-2021 chromosome 13, ASM2471397v2, whole genome shotgun sequence, the following are encoded in one genomic region:
- the LOC109633014 gene encoding centrosome-associated protein 350 isoform X1 produces the protein MGRSTGELLAKDCHIIRSPVRKCSNMTAYILWTVFTWTFKGILCTCRFLWICPYNAIRFLPREQHITEETSRQMKQLVGFESKGIAAIPGSPDRTTGLNKRLTKAEKDILSLKTRVACERVSWERRFAELQRKQEELRGQLTSEAGVLVNVATCDDQGESGVDNGEVFEESSSLSRHMNLHRGSELSSRGDGCTSSLSDSLLSSSTALSSRLASSSSSVTSVRSWRTSYGPHRVFVPHSPMDLQPGHRVRIMLPSGRVSTGTIRYLGHLQGESELHLGVELQTPEHGLHGGSHRGHSYFECKPGYGAFVPFHKLLMAWE, from the exons ATGGGACGGTCTACAGGTGAGCTTCTGGCAAAG GATTGTCATATCATTCGTTCTCCAGTCAGAAAATGCTCCAACATGACGGCTTATATCCTGTGGactgtgtttacatggacaTTTAAAGGGATACTGTGCACCTGCAGGTTCCTTTGG ATTTGCCCATATAATGCAATCAGATTCTTGCCAAGGGAACAACACATTACAGAGGAGACGAGCCGACAGATGAAACAACTTGTGG GTTTTGAAAGTAAAGGGATCGCAGCCATACCGGGGAGCCCCGACCGCACGACCGGCCTGAACAAGAGACTGACCAAAGCTGAGAAAGACATCCTGTCACTCAAGACCAGGGTCGCCTGTGAGAGAGTGTCATGGGAGAGGAGGTTTgcggagctgcagagaaaacaggaaGAGCTACGtggtcag CTGACCTCTGAGGCTGGAGTATTGGTGAACGTGGCCACTTGTGATGATCAGGGAGAGTCAGGAGTGGACAATGGAGAAGTGTTTGAGGAGAGCTCaa GTCTCTCAAGACACATGAACCTACACAGAGGAAGTGAGCTGTCGTCAAGAGGTGACGGCTGCACAAGCAGTTTGTCAGACAGTCTCTTATCTTCATCGACAGCGCTGAGCTCAAGACTCGCATCCTCCTCGTCTTCAGTCACCAG TGTGAGATCGTGGAGGACGTCCTATGGGCCCCACCGGGTTTTTGTCCCCCACTCCCCCATGGACCTGCAGCCGGGCCACCGGGTCAGGATCATGCTGCCTTCTGGACGAGTCAGCACGGGAACAATCCGTTACCTGGGCCACCTGCAGGGGGAGTCAGAACTCCACCTTGGCGTGGAGCTGCAGACACCTGAGCACGGGCTGCATGGCGGCAGCCACAGGGGACACAGCTACTTTGAATG CAAACCTGGATACGGTGCCTTTGTACCATTCCACAAACTACTGATGGCCTGGGAATGA
- the LOC109633014 gene encoding centrosome-associated protein 350 isoform X2 — MGRSTVRKCSNMTAYILWTVFTWTFKGILCTCRFLWICPYNAIRFLPREQHITEETSRQMKQLVGFESKGIAAIPGSPDRTTGLNKRLTKAEKDILSLKTRVACERVSWERRFAELQRKQEELRGQLTSEAGVLVNVATCDDQGESGVDNGEVFEESSSLSRHMNLHRGSELSSRGDGCTSSLSDSLLSSSTALSSRLASSSSSVTSVRSWRTSYGPHRVFVPHSPMDLQPGHRVRIMLPSGRVSTGTIRYLGHLQGESELHLGVELQTPEHGLHGGSHRGHSYFECKPGYGAFVPFHKLLMAWE, encoded by the exons ATGGGACGGTCTACAG TCAGAAAATGCTCCAACATGACGGCTTATATCCTGTGGactgtgtttacatggacaTTTAAAGGGATACTGTGCACCTGCAGGTTCCTTTGG ATTTGCCCATATAATGCAATCAGATTCTTGCCAAGGGAACAACACATTACAGAGGAGACGAGCCGACAGATGAAACAACTTGTGG GTTTTGAAAGTAAAGGGATCGCAGCCATACCGGGGAGCCCCGACCGCACGACCGGCCTGAACAAGAGACTGACCAAAGCTGAGAAAGACATCCTGTCACTCAAGACCAGGGTCGCCTGTGAGAGAGTGTCATGGGAGAGGAGGTTTgcggagctgcagagaaaacaggaaGAGCTACGtggtcag CTGACCTCTGAGGCTGGAGTATTGGTGAACGTGGCCACTTGTGATGATCAGGGAGAGTCAGGAGTGGACAATGGAGAAGTGTTTGAGGAGAGCTCaa GTCTCTCAAGACACATGAACCTACACAGAGGAAGTGAGCTGTCGTCAAGAGGTGACGGCTGCACAAGCAGTTTGTCAGACAGTCTCTTATCTTCATCGACAGCGCTGAGCTCAAGACTCGCATCCTCCTCGTCTTCAGTCACCAG TGTGAGATCGTGGAGGACGTCCTATGGGCCCCACCGGGTTTTTGTCCCCCACTCCCCCATGGACCTGCAGCCGGGCCACCGGGTCAGGATCATGCTGCCTTCTGGACGAGTCAGCACGGGAACAATCCGTTACCTGGGCCACCTGCAGGGGGAGTCAGAACTCCACCTTGGCGTGGAGCTGCAGACACCTGAGCACGGGCTGCATGGCGGCAGCCACAGGGGACACAGCTACTTTGAATG CAAACCTGGATACGGTGCCTTTGTACCATTCCACAAACTACTGATGGCCTGGGAATGA
- the LOC109632990 gene encoding ribonuclease ZC3H12A: protein MDQVLPSQSSAAGLLEPDSEELQLRVGSFRKLGYSSEEVRSALRKLGLSTDTNSVLGELVRIRTSTAPWSSDGDERRGGLKDPLLPPSWANGPRITTQLGHQKNTETELRPIVIDGSNVAMSHSNKEVFSCRGIQLAVNFFLDRGHCTVTVFVPSWRREQPRPDAPITDQHILMELERRKIVVFTPSRRVGGKRVVCYDDRFIVKLAYDSDGVIVSNDTYRDLQGERPEWKKCIEERLLMFSFVNDKFMPPDDPLGRHGPSLDNLLRKKPLPTETKRLLCPYDKKCTYGIKCKFYHPERANQSYLSLADELREKAQISTAKEEKKVTLSPRQLQPDTGPAHKAGSHPRDSNTELVRDGQSSSYPSVTSENKLLYWEDPMKSFNHLLHSGQSQKDWPGLHSAPNHYYTNVSNEYLDSGFGSFDSQYSDNLHGLSNSHRLKSQQQSGLTGTRHNNSSPSCRCCSHTGPSTAHPQHHRSLDSHCHLSYAHMFPPAVPHHNSLPSPLHYGGAPHQQHNYWSDPFQGLPQATTSCSLPSSVHSSHSHDSCCSYKGHEYHSWGQQPPAAFDPQRMELRKNLYTIFNPHLVDTVMEMFPHLMNAEKLAEEILKLKTQRGIL, encoded by the exons ATGGATCAGGTACTTCCCAGCCAGAGCTCAGCTGCAGGTCTGCTGGAGCCAGACAGCGAGGAGCTCCAGCTCAGGGTGGGCTCCTTCAGGAAACTGGGTTACTCCTCAGAGGAGGTCAGGTCTGCTCTGAGGAAGCTGGGGCTCAGCACAGACACCAACTCGGTGCTCGGGGAGCTGGTCAGGATCCGGACCAGCACCGCACCCTGGAGTTCTGacggagatgagaggagaggcgGACTAAAGGACCCTCTCCTGCCTCCCAGCTGGGCCAATGGACCCAGAATCACGACACAACTGGGGCACCAGAAGAATACAGAAACAGAATTGAGACCTATTGTGATTGACGGCAGCAATGTTGCCATGAG CCACAGCAACAAGGAAGTGTTCTCCTGCCGAGGCATCCAGCTGGCAGTGAATTTTTTCCTGGATAGAGGCCACTGCACCGTCACTGTGTTTGTTCCCAGTTGGCGACGAGAGCAGCCCAGACCCGACGCCCCCATCACAG ACCAACACATCCTGATGGAGCTCGAGAGACGTAAAATAGTGGTGTTCACGCCGTCGCGGCGAGTTGGGGGCAAGAGAGTGGTCTGCTATGACGACCGCTTTATCGTGAAGTTGGCGTACGATTCGGACGGAGTGATCGTATCCAATGACACCTACCGTGACCTCCAAGGAGAAAGGCCTGAGTGGAAGAAATGCATCGAGGAGAGGCTCCTCATGTTCTCCTTTGTGAATGACAA GTTCATGCCCCCTGATGACCCTCTGGGTCGCCATGGCCCCAGTCTTGACAACCTCCTGAGGAAGAAGCCTCTGCCTACAGAGACGAAGAGGCTGCTCTGTCCTTATG acaAAAAGTGCACTTATGGCATCAAATGCAAGTTTTACCATCCAGAGCGAGCCAACCAGTCCTACCTCTCTTTGGCTGATGAACTGAGGGAGAAAGCCCAGATTTCTACTgcgaaagaagagaaaaaagtcacattatcACCCAGACAGCTGCAACCTGACACAGGACCTGCTCATAAAGCAGGTTCTCATCCTCGAGACTCTAACACGGAGCTTGTGAGAGACGGGCAAAGTTCCTCATATCCAAGTGtcaccagtgaaaacaaactgttgtACTGGGAGGATCCTATGAAGAGTTTCAATCATTTGCTCCACTCAGGCCAGAGTCAGAAAGATTGGCCTGGGCTGCACTCGGCTCCCAATCATTACTACACCAACGTCTCTAACGAGTACCTGGATTCAGGCTTCGGCTCTTTTGACAGCCAGTACTCTGATAACTTGCATGGCCTCAGCAACTCCCACAGACTCAAGTCCCAGCAGCAGAGTGGCCTCACTGGAAccagacacaacaacagcagcccCTCCTGCAGATGCTGTTCTCACACTGGGCCCTCAACAGCTCACCCACAACACCACAGGAGCCTGGACTCTCATTGTCACCTCAGCTATGCTCACATGTTCCCACCAGCTGTGCCACATCATAACAGCCTCCCCAGCCCACTCCATTATGGCGGTGCCCCCCATCAGCAGCACAACTACTGGTCAGATCCCTTTCAGGGGCTTCCCCAAGCCACAACATCATGCAGTCTCCCCTCTTCTGTCCATTCGTCACACTCCCACGACTCTTGCTGCTCCTACAAAGGCCACGAGTATCACTCCTGGGGCCAACAACCTCCTGCTGCCTTTGACCCACAGAGGATGGAGCTCCGCAAGAATCTGTACACCATCTTCAACCCACATCTGGTGGATACAGTCATGGAAATGTTCCCACATCTGATGAACGCAGAGAAACTGGCTGAAGAGATCCTCAAGCTGAAGACTCAGAGAGGAATATTGTGA
- the LOC109633014 gene encoding centrosome-associated protein 350 isoform X3, with translation MTAYILWTVFTWTFKGILCTCRFLWICPYNAIRFLPREQHITEETSRQMKQLVGFESKGIAAIPGSPDRTTGLNKRLTKAEKDILSLKTRVACERVSWERRFAELQRKQEELRGQLTSEAGVLVNVATCDDQGESGVDNGEVFEESSSLSRHMNLHRGSELSSRGDGCTSSLSDSLLSSSTALSSRLASSSSSVTSVRSWRTSYGPHRVFVPHSPMDLQPGHRVRIMLPSGRVSTGTIRYLGHLQGESELHLGVELQTPEHGLHGGSHRGHSYFECKPGYGAFVPFHKLLMAWE, from the exons ATGACGGCTTATATCCTGTGGactgtgtttacatggacaTTTAAAGGGATACTGTGCACCTGCAGGTTCCTTTGG ATTTGCCCATATAATGCAATCAGATTCTTGCCAAGGGAACAACACATTACAGAGGAGACGAGCCGACAGATGAAACAACTTGTGG GTTTTGAAAGTAAAGGGATCGCAGCCATACCGGGGAGCCCCGACCGCACGACCGGCCTGAACAAGAGACTGACCAAAGCTGAGAAAGACATCCTGTCACTCAAGACCAGGGTCGCCTGTGAGAGAGTGTCATGGGAGAGGAGGTTTgcggagctgcagagaaaacaggaaGAGCTACGtggtcag CTGACCTCTGAGGCTGGAGTATTGGTGAACGTGGCCACTTGTGATGATCAGGGAGAGTCAGGAGTGGACAATGGAGAAGTGTTTGAGGAGAGCTCaa GTCTCTCAAGACACATGAACCTACACAGAGGAAGTGAGCTGTCGTCAAGAGGTGACGGCTGCACAAGCAGTTTGTCAGACAGTCTCTTATCTTCATCGACAGCGCTGAGCTCAAGACTCGCATCCTCCTCGTCTTCAGTCACCAG TGTGAGATCGTGGAGGACGTCCTATGGGCCCCACCGGGTTTTTGTCCCCCACTCCCCCATGGACCTGCAGCCGGGCCACCGGGTCAGGATCATGCTGCCTTCTGGACGAGTCAGCACGGGAACAATCCGTTACCTGGGCCACCTGCAGGGGGAGTCAGAACTCCACCTTGGCGTGGAGCTGCAGACACCTGAGCACGGGCTGCATGGCGGCAGCCACAGGGGACACAGCTACTTTGAATG CAAACCTGGATACGGTGCCTTTGTACCATTCCACAAACTACTGATGGCCTGGGAATGA